One part of the Gossypium raimondii isolate GPD5lz chromosome 1, ASM2569854v1, whole genome shotgun sequence genome encodes these proteins:
- the LOC105786794 gene encoding uncharacterized protein LOC105786794, producing MTSTCGWQSTSDWGRYEMYTIRDDALLTTSISEGTLYVIDVGGSDDEPDVDPPREASPDDTEVVLFFEPESVPTKPEDGEGDSNEEEEDLQFMAYLSPVHMHNVDLSADDALEFPNVPHMRRDHTSSSLDSCELKVGKEFSSNDGFLDALKQYSIMNGVNYNMIKFKSTKFEAKCFTRSSQAGFRDGSGLNTTDSENGSHDCCAWVAKQKALDNMHNGWEASYNEVWQRCQVLEMYVPGYITDLQTVPADYNDRLLRGYQVFKHLYTRRLLLAVVQYGDGRILPITFVITLGESGDECDFFLSKLRRHVCPQPDICFISDRGAGILAIIEL from the exons ATGACATCAACTTGTGGTTGGCAATCCACATCtgattggggacgttatgaaatgTACACGATAAGGGATGATGCACTTCTTACGACGTCCATTAGCGAGGGAACCTTGTACGTTATAGATGTTGGTGGGTCAGATGATGAgcccgatgtggatccaccccGAGAGGCCAGTCCCGATGATACAgaagttgtattattttttgaaccAGAGTCTGTTCCAACCAAACCTGAAGATGGTGAAGGAGattcaaatgaagaagaagaagatctaCAATTCATGGCGTACTTGTCTCCAGTCCatatgcataatgtcgatctatcAGCAGATGATGCATTAGAGTTTCCAAATGTACCACACATGAGGCGTGACCACACAAGTTCATCGTTGGATTCGTGTGAATTGAAAGTTGGTAAGGAGTTTTCTAGTAATGATGGTTTTCTCGATGCATTAAAGCAATATAGCATCATGAATGGGGTTAACTACAACATGATTAAATTCAAATCTACGAAGTTCGAGGCCAA gtgtttcacaagatcatctcAAGCTGGATTTAGAGATGGTAGCGGGCTTAATACTACTGATAGTGAAAACGGATCTCATGACTGCTGT GCCTGggtagctaagcaaaaggcgttggatAATATGCACAATGGGTGGGAAGCTTCATACAATGAGGTGTGGCAGCGGTGTCAGGTGCTGGAGATGTACGTCCCAGGTTACATAACAGACCTTCAAACAGTTCCTGCGGACTACAACGACCGCTTACTCCGTGGATACCAAGTGTTCAAGCATCT ATATACCCGTCGGCTATTGCTAGCTGTGGTACAATATGGTGATGGGAGAATCCTTCCAATTACGTTTGTAATAACACTGGGGGAGTCAGGTGACGAAtgtgatttctttctttctaagtTGAGGAGGCATGtctgcccccaacctgatatctgtttTATATCGGATCGAGGAGCTGGAATACTAGCTATAATTGAGCTATAG